The following are encoded in a window of Nakamurella sp. A5-74 genomic DNA:
- a CDS encoding ATP-grasp domain-containing protein produces the protein MCGQLSIALLEAPNDWLATLPSHLTGRRIVLATIAEAWTLRGPAFMKSPNDKSIAARVHLDGTRLPGPDEVDPETPVLVSDVVTFAEEVRLHVLDGDIRAARRYALSGRLAIAPASADALAFGKVRAAGTSARSCPWVTRRPRLKGGPQPLADDFVPVH, from the coding sequence GTGTGCGGGCAGTTGTCGATCGCCCTACTGGAGGCGCCGAACGACTGGCTGGCGACGCTGCCGTCCCACCTCACAGGTCGACGCATCGTCTTGGCAACGATCGCAGAAGCGTGGACGCTCCGCGGCCCGGCGTTCATGAAGTCGCCCAATGACAAGTCGATCGCGGCTCGCGTTCACCTCGACGGCACCCGCCTGCCCGGCCCCGACGAGGTGGACCCCGAAACCCCGGTGCTTGTCAGCGACGTCGTGACGTTCGCCGAGGAAGTGCGTCTGCATGTGCTCGACGGCGATATTCGCGCAGCGCGACGCTACGCCCTCAGCGGCCGCCTCGCGATCGCACCGGCATCGGCGGACGCGCTTGCGTTCGGGAAGGTGCGGGCTGCGGGTACGTCCGCGCGTAGCTGTCCGTGGGTGACGCGGCGACCCCGGTTGAAGGGCGGGCCGCAGCCGCTCGCCGACGATTTCGTCCCGGTTCACTGA
- a CDS encoding [protein-PII] uridylyltransferase, protein MPTHVGDSYADLRAALLGRSPMSGPARSRALSRLTDGWLGELAVDAGVTVGGVALVAVGGYGRGELSPQSDVDLVLLHSSETPAAYAEMIAERLWYPIWDSKVRLDHAVRSVGGARQVARSDLADLLGILDIRHIAGDAELGATLRRKVLADWRADARERLPLLLEMCKERWNRSGDLAFAAAGDLKNSRGGLRDMVVMRAVAASWVADCPHQGLEEARGELLEIRDALHLVTGRATDRLQAQDQDAIATMLGLEGRDDLLRRLAAIGRTVDLAIDLTWHRVRRALTDSPVAEGRPDRRPLAEGVVEQDGEAVLARAADPAHDPVLPLRVAAAAAQAGIPAAPATLARLARICPPLPDVWPPAALEALLRLLGSGAELVQVWESLDQAGLVSALIPGWERLRSMPQHDPVHLYTVDRHLVQTAVEASRLVRSVTRPDLLLLAALFHDVGKGTGRDHSVAGAELVVPICRRLGLGESDTQVLVTLVRHHLLLAETAPRRDPDDPATIALVVDAISDAGTLDLLEALTEADALAAGPAAWSEWRARQVATLAARARAALQGWPATGARSVTARERALLDAGVVSVTIGTDATDEPEITVVAPDRVGLVADVAVALTALRLTIRSAVVHTEEPMALLVWSVAPEFGELPDANTLRSSVTGALNDASAARAAVLRRQRSRRRGTFAAPRISIVEGASEGATVLEIRAHDTPGLLATAARSIADAGYSIRRAMVETRGAEAVDVLYLQTAPERGPLSGIRARMLVDHVVAAVAETDPDAAAG, encoded by the coding sequence ATGCCAACGCACGTCGGGGATTCCTACGCCGATCTACGCGCCGCGTTGTTGGGCCGGTCCCCGATGTCGGGACCGGCCCGCAGCAGGGCACTGTCCCGCCTCACCGACGGATGGCTGGGTGAACTGGCTGTCGATGCCGGGGTCACCGTCGGTGGGGTGGCACTGGTGGCGGTCGGGGGATACGGCAGGGGAGAGCTGTCACCGCAGTCGGATGTCGATCTGGTGCTGCTGCACTCCTCGGAAACGCCTGCGGCGTATGCCGAGATGATCGCCGAGCGGCTCTGGTACCCGATCTGGGATTCCAAGGTACGACTCGACCACGCGGTCCGTTCGGTCGGCGGAGCCCGTCAGGTGGCCAGGTCCGATCTGGCAGACCTGTTGGGAATCCTCGACATCCGGCACATCGCCGGTGACGCCGAGCTCGGTGCCACTCTGCGGCGCAAGGTACTGGCCGATTGGCGGGCGGATGCCCGTGAGCGCCTGCCGTTGCTGCTGGAGATGTGCAAGGAACGCTGGAATCGTTCCGGCGACCTCGCTTTCGCCGCGGCCGGTGATCTGAAGAACTCCCGCGGTGGTCTGCGCGACATGGTCGTGATGCGTGCTGTCGCCGCCTCCTGGGTCGCCGACTGCCCGCACCAGGGCTTGGAGGAGGCCCGCGGGGAACTGCTGGAGATCCGCGACGCGCTGCACCTGGTCACCGGGCGGGCCACCGACCGGTTGCAGGCTCAGGACCAGGACGCGATCGCAACCATGCTCGGCCTGGAGGGCCGGGACGACCTGTTGCGCCGGCTGGCCGCGATCGGGCGCACCGTCGATCTCGCGATCGACCTCACCTGGCACCGGGTCCGCCGGGCACTCACCGATTCACCCGTCGCCGAGGGCCGGCCGGACCGTCGGCCGCTCGCCGAGGGCGTGGTCGAGCAGGACGGTGAAGCGGTGCTGGCCAGGGCCGCAGACCCGGCCCACGACCCGGTCCTGCCGCTGCGGGTGGCAGCCGCGGCCGCGCAGGCCGGTATCCCGGCTGCCCCCGCCACCCTGGCCCGGCTGGCCCGGATCTGCCCGCCGCTGCCGGACGTCTGGCCGCCGGCCGCGCTGGAAGCCCTGCTGCGGCTGCTCGGCTCGGGGGCGGAGCTTGTCCAGGTCTGGGAGTCACTCGACCAGGCAGGTCTGGTCAGCGCCCTCATCCCCGGGTGGGAACGGCTCCGGTCGATGCCGCAACACGACCCGGTCCACCTCTACACCGTCGATCGTCACCTGGTGCAGACCGCCGTGGAGGCATCCCGGCTGGTACGCAGCGTCACCCGTCCTGATCTGTTGCTGCTGGCGGCCCTGTTCCATGACGTCGGCAAGGGAACCGGACGTGACCACTCGGTCGCCGGCGCCGAACTCGTGGTGCCGATCTGCCGCCGCCTGGGTCTGGGGGAGTCCGACACCCAGGTGCTCGTCACCCTGGTCCGTCATCATCTGTTGCTCGCCGAGACCGCCCCGCGCCGTGACCCGGACGATCCGGCCACCATCGCGCTCGTCGTCGACGCGATCAGTGACGCCGGCACCCTCGATCTGCTGGAGGCGCTCACCGAAGCTGATGCGTTGGCCGCCGGTCCGGCCGCCTGGTCGGAGTGGCGGGCTCGTCAGGTCGCCACCCTGGCCGCGCGGGCCCGCGCGGCGCTGCAGGGCTGGCCGGCCACCGGTGCACGATCGGTGACTGCACGGGAGCGCGCACTCTTGGACGCCGGCGTCGTGTCCGTCACCATCGGAACGGACGCGACCGACGAGCCGGAGATCACCGTCGTTGCGCCGGACCGGGTGGGGCTGGTCGCCGATGTGGCCGTCGCACTCACCGCACTGCGGCTCACGATCAGGTCGGCGGTGGTGCACACCGAGGAGCCGATGGCGCTGCTGGTGTGGTCGGTGGCCCCCGAGTTCGGCGAACTGCCCGACGCGAACACCCTGCGCTCGTCGGTGACCGGTGCGCTGAACGATGCGTCTGCGGCCAGGGCTGCCGTCCTGAGACGACAGCGTTCCCGTCGGCGCGGAACCTTCGCCGCACCCCGGATCTCGATCGTCGAGGGTGCTTCGGAAGGGGCGACCGTGCTGGAGATCCGTGCGCACGACACCCCAGGGCTGTTGGCGACGGCAGCGCGGTCGATCGCCGATGCCGGGTACAGCATCCGGCGCGCGATGGTCGAGACCCGCGGCGCCGAAGCAGTCGACGTGCTGTATCTCCAGACCGCTCCGGAGCGGGGCCCGCTGAGCGGGATCCGGGCCCGGATGCTGGTCGATCATGTGGTCGCGGCGGTGGCGGAGACCGACCCCGACGCCGCGGCGGGATAG
- a CDS encoding GNAT family N-acetyltransferase, whose product MEIRTLRPGVDELPVVAEVIALYDAVGWTVYTRDAAALQAAIRGSHLVIIAHDGDRLVGLARTLSDGATICYLQDILVHPAAQGCGVGRLLLDRALELSADLRQFVLLTDDDDAQRALYRSAGLVRSDSTGLHAYLRP is encoded by the coding sequence ATGGAGATCAGAACCCTGCGGCCAGGAGTCGACGAATTGCCCGTGGTCGCCGAGGTCATCGCGCTCTACGACGCCGTCGGCTGGACCGTCTACACCCGGGACGCCGCCGCGCTGCAGGCCGCGATCCGTGGATCGCACCTGGTGATCATCGCGCACGATGGCGATCGGTTGGTCGGGCTGGCGCGCACCCTCTCGGACGGCGCGACCATCTGCTACCTGCAGGACATCCTCGTGCACCCCGCGGCGCAGGGCTGCGGCGTCGGTCGCCTGCTGCTGGACCGGGCGCTGGAGCTCTCCGCGGATCTGCGGCAGTTCGTCCTGCTCACCGATGACGACGACGCGCAGCGAGCGCTCTACCGCTCCGCCGGTCTGGTGCGGTCGGACTCAACCGGTCTGCACGCGTACCTGCGCCCCTGA
- the ffh gene encoding signal recognition particle protein, producing MFETLSDRLSGVLSGLRGKGRLSPGDIDATCREIRIALLEADVALPVVRQFIAAIKERASGAEISQALNPAQQVIKIVNDELVTLLGGETRRLEFARTPPTVIMLAGLQGAGKTTLAGKLALWLKGQGHTPMLIACDLQRPNAVTQLQVVGEQAGVTVFAPEPGNGVGDPVAVARSGIAEARTKQFDMVIVDTAGRLGVDTEMMAQAAHIRDAVQPDEILFVLDAMIGQDAVNTAEAFRDGVGFTGVVLTKLDGDARGGAALSVRQVTGSPIMFASTGEKLADFDVFHPDRMASRILGMGDMLSLIEQAEQVFEQDEAEAMAAKLAGDDFTLEDFLQQMQMLKRMGPIGGILGMLPGAGQMKDALANVDDKDVDRTAAIIQSMTPQERANPKIINASRRQRIAKGSGSTVNGVNSLVDRFFEARKMMSSMAGQFGLRRAASATKRSSKGRKGKKGKVSGRGPTPPKMKGMPGGFPGLGQLPPGMPGMPQLPGGAGAAGGGKMPGGFSLDDLPADFDPSKLQFPKK from the coding sequence GTGTTCGAGACTCTTTCCGACCGCCTCTCCGGAGTTCTCTCCGGCCTGCGCGGCAAAGGCCGGCTGTCCCCAGGTGATATCGACGCGACCTGTCGCGAGATCCGCATCGCCCTGTTGGAGGCCGACGTCGCGCTGCCGGTGGTCCGGCAGTTCATCGCCGCGATCAAGGAGCGGGCTTCCGGGGCGGAGATCTCGCAGGCGCTGAATCCCGCCCAGCAGGTCATCAAGATCGTCAACGATGAACTCGTGACGCTGCTCGGTGGCGAGACCCGGCGGCTGGAGTTCGCGCGCACGCCGCCGACGGTGATCATGCTGGCCGGTCTGCAGGGTGCCGGTAAGACCACCCTCGCCGGCAAGCTGGCGCTGTGGCTCAAGGGCCAGGGTCACACGCCGATGCTCATCGCCTGTGACCTGCAGCGACCCAACGCCGTGACCCAGCTGCAGGTGGTCGGCGAGCAGGCGGGCGTCACGGTGTTCGCCCCCGAACCTGGCAACGGGGTCGGCGACCCGGTCGCAGTCGCACGTTCCGGCATCGCCGAGGCCAGGACGAAACAGTTCGACATGGTCATCGTCGACACCGCCGGCCGGTTGGGCGTCGACACCGAGATGATGGCGCAGGCCGCACACATCCGCGATGCCGTCCAGCCGGACGAGATCCTGTTCGTGCTCGACGCGATGATCGGTCAGGACGCCGTCAACACGGCAGAGGCCTTCCGTGACGGCGTCGGCTTCACCGGTGTGGTGCTGACCAAGCTCGACGGCGACGCCCGCGGTGGCGCCGCGCTGTCGGTGCGGCAGGTCACCGGTTCGCCGATCATGTTCGCCTCCACCGGTGAGAAGCTCGCCGACTTCGACGTCTTCCACCCCGACCGGATGGCCTCCCGCATCCTCGGGATGGGCGACATGCTGTCGCTGATCGAGCAGGCGGAGCAGGTCTTCGAGCAGGATGAAGCCGAGGCGATGGCGGCCAAGCTGGCCGGCGACGACTTCACCCTCGAGGACTTCCTGCAGCAGATGCAGATGCTCAAGCGGATGGGTCCGATCGGCGGAATCCTGGGCATGCTGCCGGGTGCCGGTCAGATGAAGGACGCGCTCGCGAACGTCGACGACAAGGATGTCGACCGGACGGCTGCGATCATCCAGTCGATGACGCCGCAGGAGCGGGCCAACCCGAAGATCATCAACGCCTCCCGTCGGCAGCGGATCGCCAAGGGGTCGGGCTCGACCGTCAACGGGGTGAACTCGTTGGTGGACAGGTTCTTCGAGGCCCGCAAGATGATGTCGTCGATGGCTGGTCAGTTCGGACTTCGGCGGGCCGCCTCCGCCACCAAGCGCTCCAGCAAGGGACGCAAGGGCAAGAAGGGCAAGGTCTCCGGCCGCGGTCCGACGCCGCCGAAGATGAAGGGAATGCCCGGCGGATTCCCGGGGCTCGGCCAGCTGCCTCCCGGGATGCCCGGCATGCCGCAGCTCCCCGGCGGTGCCGGTGCTGCCGGCGGCGGCAAGATGCCCGGCGGGTTCTCACTCGACGACCTGCCAGCCGACTTCGACCCGAGCAAGCTCCAGTTCCCCAAGAAGTAG
- a CDS encoding amidohydrolase family protein — protein sequence MSTQQSWHVVGHDAGTGDQVEYWIAGGVFTDEPVAGAEQLDGWTLPGLVDAHCHVGYSPAGVVDLPTAEQQARDDLATGVLAIRDCGSPLDTRPLVGRDDLPVLIRAGRHLARPKRYIRGLGVDLEDPAELPAEVARQVGYGGGWIKLVGDWIDRGIGDLAPLWPAEVLREAIDTAHAGGARVTAHVFAEDAIPDLLAAGIDCLEHGTGLTDDTIDEVVRRGVHVVPTLVNVDNFPMFADAAEKYPAYAKHMRDLHERREETFGALIEAGVQVHAGTDAGGFVEHGRIVDELQAMAIAGGGVLGMRGTLLAASTAAREWLELALPTAGASADLVIYPRDPAADPSALHEPMVIRAGRSIDGSARS from the coding sequence ATGAGCACGCAGCAGAGCTGGCACGTCGTCGGCCACGATGCCGGGACCGGCGACCAGGTCGAGTACTGGATCGCCGGCGGCGTCTTCACCGACGAGCCGGTCGCCGGGGCGGAACAACTCGACGGCTGGACCCTGCCAGGGCTGGTGGACGCGCACTGCCACGTGGGCTATTCGCCGGCGGGTGTCGTCGATCTGCCGACCGCCGAGCAGCAGGCCCGCGACGACCTGGCGACCGGAGTGCTGGCCATCCGCGACTGCGGCTCACCGCTGGACACCCGGCCGCTGGTCGGCCGCGACGACCTACCGGTGTTGATCCGCGCCGGCCGACACCTGGCCAGGCCGAAGCGCTACATCCGCGGTCTGGGTGTCGACCTGGAGGATCCCGCCGAGCTGCCCGCCGAGGTGGCCAGACAGGTCGGGTACGGCGGCGGCTGGATCAAACTGGTCGGCGACTGGATCGACCGCGGCATCGGTGACCTCGCTCCGCTGTGGCCGGCCGAGGTGCTGCGGGAGGCGATCGACACCGCACACGCCGGCGGTGCCCGGGTGACGGCGCACGTCTTCGCCGAAGACGCGATCCCCGATCTGCTCGCCGCAGGGATCGACTGCCTCGAGCACGGCACCGGCCTCACTGACGACACCATCGACGAGGTGGTGCGGCGCGGTGTCCACGTCGTCCCGACGCTGGTCAACGTCGACAACTTCCCGATGTTCGCCGACGCGGCCGAGAAGTACCCGGCCTACGCCAAGCACATGCGCGATCTGCACGAGCGCCGGGAGGAGACGTTCGGTGCGCTGATCGAGGCGGGCGTCCAGGTGCACGCCGGCACCGATGCCGGCGGGTTTGTCGAGCACGGACGGATCGTCGACGAGTTGCAGGCGATGGCGATCGCCGGCGGGGGAGTGCTGGGCATGCGCGGCACCCTGCTGGCCGCATCCACTGCCGCGCGGGAGTGGCTGGAGCTGGCGCTCCCCACCGCCGGGGCCAGCGCGGATCTGGTGATCTACCCACGGGATCCGGCGGCGGATCCTTCCGCTCTGCACGAGCCGATGGTGATCCGCGCAGGACGCAGCATCGACGGGTCCGCACGCTCGTGA
- a CDS encoding VanZ family protein — MARVLLMVVLAAVLLILLWPTRPAAASQNALQAWFERLHSRGLPTWLGFGTVEFLANVVMFLPLGFLTVLGWPRRPWWVQVTGWLLFSAAAELTQASLDAHRVGDWRDVIANGSGAALGVLAARWWLRRAVRGAGTRADRLSPTAPDRRSGRALAARRRHR; from the coding sequence GTGGCGCGAGTGCTGCTGATGGTGGTGCTCGCGGCTGTGCTGCTCATCCTGTTGTGGCCGACCCGGCCTGCCGCCGCCTCGCAGAACGCTCTGCAGGCCTGGTTCGAGCGGCTGCACTCACGCGGTCTGCCGACCTGGTTGGGGTTCGGCACGGTCGAGTTCCTGGCAAACGTCGTGATGTTCCTGCCGCTCGGGTTCCTCACGGTGCTCGGCTGGCCCCGGCGCCCGTGGTGGGTCCAGGTGACCGGCTGGCTGTTGTTCTCGGCGGCGGCCGAGCTCACCCAGGCCTCCCTGGACGCACACCGCGTGGGTGACTGGCGCGACGTGATCGCCAACGGAAGCGGCGCGGCCCTCGGGGTCCTTGCGGCCCGGTGGTGGCTGCGCCGCGCGGTCAGGGGCGCAGGTACGCGTGCAGACCGGTTGAGTCCGACCGCACCAGACCGGCGGAGCGGTAGAGCGCTCGCTGCGCGTCGTCGTCATCGGTGA
- a CDS encoding RNA-binding protein — translation MSVLPEALEHLVKGIVEHDEDVHVDLTTGRRGRTLQVHVHPDDLGKVIGRGGRTATALRTVIAAVGGRGIRVDVVDTDREPGRFGPGR, via the coding sequence ATGAGCGTGCTCCCGGAAGCGCTGGAGCACCTCGTCAAGGGGATCGTCGAGCATGACGAGGACGTCCACGTCGACCTGACCACCGGTCGGCGCGGGCGCACCCTGCAGGTCCACGTGCACCCCGATGACCTGGGCAAGGTCATCGGTCGTGGCGGTCGGACGGCCACCGCCCTGCGGACGGTCATCGCGGCCGTCGGCGGCCGCGGGATCCGCGTCGACGTGGTGGACACCGATCGGGAGCCGGGCCGATTCGGCCCCGGCCGCTGA
- a CDS encoding MarR family transcriptional regulator, with protein MTEHDRPRDVVDDSLWRPLRRLLGAMDDDIARLYQERGIRIQPSQTMLLLRLDSAGPMTIRALASSLEITHSGAGQKVKALRAAGYVAAVSGPDLRTKLVSLTPAGRELVPFLAAEWQATERAAAALELELPYALSAVVQDMRFALGRSSFHDRITAELAGLDNRSGPDEAQR; from the coding sequence GTGACTGAGCACGACAGACCCCGTGACGTGGTCGACGACAGCCTGTGGCGCCCACTGCGGCGACTGCTGGGCGCCATGGACGACGACATCGCGCGCCTGTACCAGGAGCGGGGCATCCGCATCCAGCCGTCCCAGACGATGCTGCTGCTCCGGCTGGACTCTGCGGGTCCGATGACGATCAGGGCGCTCGCGAGTTCGCTGGAGATCACCCACTCGGGAGCCGGTCAGAAGGTCAAGGCACTGCGTGCGGCGGGGTATGTCGCCGCGGTGAGCGGGCCGGACCTGCGCACGAAGCTGGTGAGCCTGACACCGGCGGGCCGCGAACTCGTCCCGTTCCTGGCAGCGGAGTGGCAGGCGACCGAGCGAGCGGCGGCCGCCCTGGAGCTGGAGCTGCCGTATGCACTGAGCGCCGTGGTACAGGACATGCGGTTCGCTTTGGGCCGCAGCAGCTTCCACGACCGGATCACGGCCGAGCTGGCCGGCCTCGACAACCGCTCAGGTCCCGATGAGGCGCAGCGGTGA
- the rpsP gene encoding 30S ribosomal protein S16 → MAVKIKLARYGKIREPFYRVVVADSRTRRSGRAIETIGRYNPKTEPSVIEIESERAQYWLGVGAQATDSVVALLKVTGDWQKFKGLPGTEGTLKAQPEKVDKKALYEAAIAAAGGRNDDSSGATTQKKKAAPKKAAEETPAAAEAPAEDAPAAPAAETPATETPAAEAPAADAPVAEETPAAEKAEEPKA, encoded by the coding sequence GTGGCTGTCAAGATCAAGCTCGCCCGCTACGGCAAGATCCGCGAGCCGTTCTACCGTGTCGTCGTCGCCGACTCCCGCACCCGCCGTTCCGGCCGGGCGATCGAGACGATCGGTCGGTACAACCCCAAGACCGAGCCCAGCGTCATCGAGATCGAGTCCGAGCGCGCGCAGTACTGGCTCGGCGTCGGCGCCCAGGCGACCGATTCGGTCGTCGCCCTGCTCAAGGTCACCGGTGACTGGCAGAAGTTCAAGGGTCTCCCGGGCACCGAGGGCACCCTGAAGGCCCAGCCGGAGAAGGTCGACAAGAAGGCTCTGTACGAGGCCGCGATCGCCGCTGCCGGCGGCCGAAACGACGATTCCTCTGGCGCGACCACCCAGAAGAAGAAGGCCGCGCCGAAGAAGGCAGCTGAGGAGACTCCGGCAGCTGCCGAGGCCCCCGCGGAGGACGCGCCCGCCGCGCCCGCCGCTGAGACCCCCGCCACTGAAACCCCCGCCGCCGAAGCGCCTGCCGCCGACGCTCCGGTTGCCGAAGAAACCCCTGCAGCCGAGAAGGCTGAAGAGCCGAAGGCATGA
- the rimM gene encoding ribosome maturation factor RimM (Essential for efficient processing of 16S rRNA) translates to MQVLVGRIGRPHGVKGGVTVDVRTDDPKSRFAAGSVLATDPASAGPLTVAGSGRSGQIQIVFFEGFLDREAAESLRGVLLVMEGEELTPPDDPDEFYDHQLIGLAAVHIDGRALGEIADVLHPPAAPVLVIRGDLSPEKPGDDVLVPFVSAIVPTVDLEGRQCVIDPPDGMFADAPVQP, encoded by the coding sequence GTGCAGGTACTGGTCGGCCGGATCGGTCGACCCCACGGAGTCAAAGGCGGCGTGACGGTCGACGTCCGCACCGATGATCCGAAGAGCCGGTTCGCCGCCGGATCGGTCCTTGCGACCGATCCGGCGAGCGCCGGTCCGCTGACCGTCGCCGGATCCGGCCGGAGTGGTCAGATCCAGATCGTCTTCTTCGAGGGATTCCTCGATCGCGAAGCTGCCGAGTCGCTGCGCGGCGTACTGCTCGTGATGGAGGGTGAGGAACTCACCCCTCCCGACGATCCCGACGAGTTCTACGACCACCAGCTGATCGGCCTCGCCGCCGTGCACATCGACGGCCGCGCCCTGGGCGAGATCGCCGACGTGCTGCATCCGCCGGCCGCCCCGGTGTTGGTGATCCGCGGTGACCTGTCGCCCGAAAAGCCCGGCGACGACGTGTTGGTGCCGTTCGTCTCCGCGATCGTGCCGACCGTCGACCTCGAGGGTCGGCAGTGCGTCATCGATCCGCCGGACGGCATGTTCGCCGACGCTCCCGTGCAGCCCTGA
- a CDS encoding MFS transporter, whose product MLIDLGPVRTVPVFRRYWIGKSLSTLGSQMTGVAVLFQIWAATGNPLWAGAIGLAHVIPMALLSVVAGSTADRYDRRRIQIITTTGQCLLAGVLALQAFLGGWSPLLLLVLVALQTCFATFGGPASRSVIPRLLPPDKVAAGMALTGISFQLTMLAGPALAGLMIGWVGVQGCYLIDAITFGASFIGVFGLPVLRPEGIARSGWQGVREGFDFVLKHRVVRSLLLIDLAATVLAMPIALFPLLNEELFDGDPATFGLFLSAIGAGGLLASIFSGSFTRSVRQPLVVVLGALVWGLSLAVLGAVSVGWVALALLVVAGAADTASVVSRGAMVQRVTPDAVRGRVSAVELLVGMGGPDLGNARAGFVARFTGAQAALLIGGLSCAALVSFLARRVPELRPGSELATSNAAGADEDSVRGS is encoded by the coding sequence ATGCTCATCGATCTGGGTCCGGTGCGCACGGTTCCGGTGTTCCGGCGGTACTGGATCGGCAAGTCGCTCTCGACGCTGGGCAGCCAGATGACGGGCGTGGCCGTGCTGTTCCAGATCTGGGCGGCGACCGGGAATCCGTTGTGGGCCGGGGCGATCGGGCTCGCGCACGTCATCCCGATGGCGTTGCTGAGCGTCGTGGCCGGCTCGACAGCCGACCGGTACGACCGTCGCCGGATCCAGATCATCACCACCACCGGGCAGTGCCTACTCGCCGGAGTGCTGGCGCTGCAAGCCTTTCTGGGTGGTTGGTCGCCGTTGCTGCTGCTCGTGTTGGTCGCCCTGCAGACCTGTTTCGCAACCTTCGGCGGTCCGGCGTCGCGCAGCGTCATCCCGCGGTTGCTACCACCGGACAAGGTGGCCGCCGGGATGGCGTTGACCGGGATCAGCTTCCAGCTGACGATGCTCGCCGGGCCTGCCCTGGCGGGGCTGATGATCGGCTGGGTCGGCGTCCAGGGGTGCTACCTGATCGATGCGATCACCTTCGGCGCGTCGTTCATCGGGGTGTTCGGCCTTCCCGTCCTGCGACCGGAGGGGATCGCGCGATCCGGGTGGCAGGGCGTTCGCGAGGGATTCGACTTCGTCCTGAAGCACCGGGTGGTGCGCAGCCTGCTGCTGATCGATCTGGCTGCCACCGTGCTGGCGATGCCGATCGCGCTGTTCCCGTTGCTCAACGAGGAGCTGTTCGACGGGGATCCGGCCACCTTCGGTCTGTTCCTGTCGGCCATCGGTGCTGGTGGTCTGCTCGCCTCGATCTTCTCCGGGTCGTTCACGCGGTCCGTACGCCAACCGCTCGTGGTGGTGCTGGGTGCCCTCGTCTGGGGTCTGTCGCTGGCAGTCCTGGGCGCGGTGTCGGTCGGCTGGGTGGCACTCGCGCTCCTGGTGGTGGCCGGCGCCGCGGACACCGCCAGCGTGGTCAGCCGCGGAGCGATGGTGCAGCGGGTGACCCCGGATGCGGTGCGCGGTCGCGTCAGCGCGGTGGAGCTGCTGGTCGGCATGGGTGGGCCGGACCTGGGCAACGCCAGAGCCGGCTTCGTCGCCCGCTTCACCGGAGCGCAGGCCGCGCTGCTGATCGGCGGCCTGAGCTGTGCTGCGCTGGTGTCGTTCCTGGCCCGTCGGGTTCCGGAACTGCGACCGGGCTCGGAGCTTGCGACCAGCAACGCTGCCGGCGCCGACGAGGACTCCGTCCGAGGCTCGTGA
- a CDS encoding P-II family nitrogen regulator: protein MKLVTAVIKPFKLDEVRAALLAFGVHGMTVSESSGYGRQRGHTEVYRGAEYTVELLPKVRLEILVDDEDADDVTDVIVKSARTGKIGDGKVWTTDVGSVTRVRTGEVGSEAL from the coding sequence ATGAAGCTCGTCACCGCCGTGATCAAGCCGTTCAAGCTCGACGAGGTGCGTGCAGCCCTGCTCGCCTTCGGGGTGCACGGCATGACCGTGTCGGAGTCCTCGGGGTACGGCCGCCAGCGCGGCCACACCGAGGTCTACCGGGGCGCCGAGTACACCGTCGAGCTCCTGCCCAAGGTGCGACTGGAGATCCTCGTCGACGACGAGGATGCCGACGACGTCACCGATGTGATCGTCAAGTCGGCCCGCACCGGCAAGATCGGTGACGGCAAGGTCTGGACGACGGACGTCGGATCTGTCACCAGGGTTCGCACCGGCGAAGTCGGCTCGGAAGCGCTCTGA